A genomic region of Leptidea sinapis chromosome 46, ilLepSina1.1, whole genome shotgun sequence contains the following coding sequences:
- the LOC126977917 gene encoding trafficking protein particle complex subunit 11 translates to MATQPSDNTEFPPEITLKPLALIGLSGLDTVNNAIHKAIWDAFSNNRRPDRASVRFKLLNNTFEFPVVKPKRNSYEWYIPKGILKKNWIPKRVSLIPAVIVIFYDMEWNDPQWNEKIIECASRVQSIRAAVEGHATRVAVVVVQSGLSPPPSEYLLGAERAQALSSACEIQSKTLFVLPHNDHLMGYIIKLENAFYDIAQNYYHHETKNIKQHRDHLNKTTHQYLFVRHQFKLGFLNEMKQDLSTAHKHYLHSYNNLLETRQVDTNIHELRTVAGYINYKLCKLLFALNLARDAIAQLKLHIERYKSRIGPTELLFEHYAWMARQYSAFGELFDDAIRAGLPAIQSQHPGFYYQYAAQFTMKRRQAMRSVCCEATQYPPAPDPMEGIVEFYGQRPWRPGRLSADPHDPQKEQAAILALQYNERIFNHSAMIISFLGSAISQFKTFHSPRMRKQLVVEMANEYYYCADYGKALTLLTHMLWDYRREKWWFLASYVLNRALQCAYLSAKIQDYIHLSVEALSKHIQVPNNDRNRIYKNIMSVLQLNIPDPEPDLPVASQTKALDLWQSSIDKEPLTICIDMTNISSFLEVKPKFVQQKYRMDEFIDVEIYARLIHCSLEVKKILLTVSSNTETMEIPITDNGNSTVTLHHGVVYKFLCQFKPNAQDNGSDINLINISFILDLNKQRKIVMNFKIEESKPRGTCVHPELLHLIMSPKSDYNFDCIVPVTTASVMSRECRLSMLIENQAPALQGEWFPTTFTITNDENCSVYDMSITVSLLSSLDNPNPDSVTDMSLVHGKPQSQPLLIKVGDLNNSSKYSNIFYLKTNKIALIAVQIRVSYYINLHDSPKLECVRDFTTKITVIKPFEVEASFSDMNFKPITKCFLDDPFIVMPQIKILSPWSLLIVDTDLETISCCKHCDEEQQSCVSNIEVTEKDVASDAVCIVAKYKPKDPLTRIGLYNIKWRRKCNLDGPCVMSTSALPGLTIDDCPISLHVSYPEVIELQTSVPLKCILTGNTNIPVRLSVTVEGSDAYMCSGYKNTSVTVPPHGTVELCYNIHPLVTGRTTPPRLKATLLGDNSKQGTIKEIFEKNFPQNIFVIPKYNK, encoded by the coding sequence ATGGCGACACAGCCCAGTGATAACACTGAGTTTCCTCCTGAAATAACTTTAAAACCTTTAGCATTGATTGGCCTTTCAGGATTGGACACTGTGAACAATGCAATACACAAAGCTATTTGGGATGCCTTTTCTAACAACCGACGCCCTGATCGCGCTTCAGTGAggtttaaattactaaataataccTTCGAGTTTCCTGTTGTGAAACCTAAACGCAATTCGTATGAATGGTATATACCTAAAGGTATCCTGAAAAAAAATTGGATCCCGAAACGCGTCTCCCTTATACCTGCCgttattgttattttctatGATATGGAGTGGAACGATCCTCAATGgaatgaaaaaattatagaatGTGCATCCCGAGTGCAGTCTATTCGAGCTGCAGTTGAAGGGCATGCAACCCGAGTGGCTGTTGTAGTAGTGCAAAGTGGCCTCTCTCCTCCACCTTCCGAGTACTTGCTTGGAGCTGAACGAGCTCAGGCATTGAGCTCTGCCTGTGAGATACAATCCAAAACTTTATTTGTTCTTCCTCACAATGACCATCTCAtgggttatattattaaattagaaaaTGCATTTTATGACATTGCACAGAACTATTATCACcatgaaacaaaaaatataaaacaacacAGAGATCACTTAAACAAAACAACCcatcaatatttgtttgttagACATCAGTTTAAGCTTGGATTTCTGAATGAAATGAAGCAGGATTTGAGCACGGCACACAAGCACTATCTGCACTCCTACAACAATCTGCTGGAGACCAGACAAGTGGACACCAACATTCACGAACTCAGGACTGTAGCTGGTTATATCAATTACAAACTTTGCAAGCTGCTGTTTGCTTTGAATCTTGCTCGAGATGCAATTGCCCAGTTAAAGTTACACATAGAAAGATACAAGAGCAGAATTGGACCAACTGAATTGCTGTTTGAACACTATGCATGGATGGCACGGCAGTACAGTGCCTTTGGTGAGCTGTTTGATGATGCCATCAGAGCTGGCTTACCAGCAATACAGTCACAACATCCAGGGTTTTATTATCAATATGCTGCACAATTCACTATGAAGAGAAGACAAGCAATGAGGTCAGTTTGTTGTGAGGCTACACAATACCCTCCAGCTCCTGACCCCATGGAGGGAATTGTTGAATTTTATGGTCAGAGACCATGGAGACCCGGTAGACTTAGTGCTGATCCTCATGATCCTCAAAAAGAACAAGCTGCCATTCTAGCTCTACAGTACAATGAGAGAATATTTAATCATTCTGCTATGATTATCAGTTTCTTAGGTTCTGCAATATCTCAGTTTAAGACATTCCATTCACCCAGAATGAGGAAGCAGTTGGTTGTGGAGATGGCCAATGAGTATTACTACTGTGCTGACTATGGGAAAGCATTGACATTGCTGACACACATGCTTTGGGATTATCGAAGGGAAAAGTGGTGGTTTTTAGCTTCTTATGTCTTAAATAGAGCATTGCAATGTGCCTACTTGTCAGCTAAGATTCAAGATTATATTCATTTATCAGTTGAAGCTCTCTCAAAACATATACAAGTGCCTAACAATGATAGGAACAGAATATATAAGAACATTATGTCTGtgttacaacttaatataccagATCCTGAACCTGATCTGCCAGTTGCATCTCAAACCAAAGCCTTAGACCTCTGGCAAAGCTCTATAGACAAAGAACCTCTAACAATTTGTATTGACATGACAAATATATCAAGCTTTCTAGAAGTAAAACCAAAATTTGTACAGCAGAAATATAGAATGGATGAATTTATTGATGTTGAAATTTATGCAAGATTAATCCATTGCAGTCTtgaagtgaaaaaaatattgcttacAGTATCTAGCAATACAGAAACTATGGAGATACCAATAACTGATAATGGAAACTCAACTGTGACACTTCATCATGGTGTAGTGTATAAGTTTTTGTGTCAATTTAAACCAAATGCTCAAGACAATGGATCTGACATCaatcttattaatatttcattcattttagatttaaataaacaaagaaagattgtaatgaattttaaaatagaaGAAAGTAAACCAAGAGGTACCTGTGTGCACCCCGAGTTGCTTCATTTGATCATGAGTCCTAAGAGTGATTATAATTTTGATTGTATTGTCCCTGTAACAACTGCTTCTGTCATGTCCAGGGAGTGTAGATTATCAATGCTAATAGAGAACCAAGCGCCTGCTCTGCAAGGGGAGTGGTTCCCGACCACATTTACAATCACTAATGATGAGAATTGTTCAGTGTATGACATGTCAATCACAGTGTCTCTGTTGAGTTCACTAGACAACCCAAATCCTGATTCTGTCACTGACATGAGCCTTGTACATGGGAAGCCCCAATCACAACCACTTCTTATAAAAGTTGGTGATCTTAATAACTCTTCCAAAtactcaaatatattttatttgaagacaAATAAAATAGCTTTGATAGCTGTTCAAATCAGAGTATCTTATTACATTAACCTCCATGATTCTCCCAAGTTAGAATGTGTGAGAGATTTTACCACTAAGATTACTGTTATAAAGCCATTTGAAGTTGAAGCAAGTTTTTCTGATATGAATTTTAAACCAATCACAAAATGTTTTTTAGATGATCCATTCATAGTAATgcctcaaatcaaaatattaagtcCCTGGAGCCTATTGATAGTTGACACAGACTTGGAGACAATCAGTTGTTGCAAACATTGTGATGAAGAACAACAGTCCTGTGTAAGTAACATTGAAGTTACAGAGAAAGATGTTGCTTCAGACGCTGTCTGTATAGTGGCCAAATACAAACCTAAAGATCCCCTAACCAGGATTGGtctatataacataaaatggaGAAGAAAATGTAACCTGGATGGTCCATGTGTCATGAGCACTTCAGCTCTTCCTGGTCTCACAATAGATGATTGTCCCATCTCCTTGCACGTTAGCTATCCAGAAGTGATAGAGCTGCAAACTTCTGTTCCCTTGAAATGTATATTAACTGGCAACACAAATATACCGGTCAGACTTAGTGTCACTGTAGAAGGCTCTGACGCATATATGTGTTCAGGGTACAAGAATACCTCTGTGACAGTGCCACCACATGGCACCGTAGAACTCTGCTACAATATTCATCCTCTTGTCACAGGAAGAACTACACCTCCCCGGTTAAAAGCAACCTTACTAGGAGACAATTCCAAACAAGGCACGATTAAGGAAATATTTGAGAAAAACTTTccacaaaatatatttgttataccTAAGtacaataaatga
- the LOC126978012 gene encoding proteasome subunit beta type-1, producing the protein MLNVNENFPEYALPGGKKVHFEPYADNGGSVVAIAGEDYAVIGADTRLSTGFSIYTREQKKLFKLSDKTVLGATGCWCDTLTLTRLIQARMQMYEHEHNKSMTTPAVAQMLSTMLYYKRFFPYYISNVLAGLDADGKGCVYSYDPIGHCERSNFRAGGSAGAQLQPLLDNQIGLKNMQNVSEAPLPKEKALALLKDVFISAAERDIYTGDYIYILVITSNGIQEEKFDLRKD; encoded by the coding sequence atgttgAATGTGAATGAAAACTTCCCCGAATATGCTTTACCGGGAGGAAAGAAAGTTCATTTTGAACCATACGCCGACAACGGAGGCAGCGTTGTCGCTATTGCCGGTGAAGATTATGCAGTCATTGGAGCAGATACACGTCTCAGCACGGGATTCTCTATTTACACAAGGGAGCAGAAAAAGCTATTTAAACTTTCCGATAAAACAGTGTTGGGAGCAACTGGATGTTGGTGCGACACTCTCACCCTCACCAGACTGATACAAGCGCGCATGCAGATGTACGAACATGAACACAACAAATCCATGACAACACCAGCTGTTGCACAAATGCTGTCCACCATGTTGTACTACAAGAGGTTCTTTCCGTACTACATATCTAATGTGTTAGCTGGACTTGATGCAGATGGGAAAGGGTGTGTATACAGCTATGATCCCATTGGGCACTGTGAGCGCTCTAACTTTAGAGCTGGAGGGTCTGCAGGCGCTCAATTGCAGCCACTGCTTGATAATCAAATTGGTTTGAAAAATATGCAGAATGTTAGTGAAGCTCCTTTGCCCAAGGAGAAAGCACTTGCTCTGTTAAAGGATGTCTTCATTAGTGCGGCAGAAAGAGACATATACACTGGTGactacatttatattttggtaATCACTTCTAATGGAATACAAGAAGAGAAATTTGACCTCCGCAAAGattaa
- the LOC126978004 gene encoding SAP30-binding protein: protein MTSQALASLTATYTDSEGEEDMEDGQQTPEKDELNIVQSETTSPKILEEYVESTSEPTSPKRRLVSYVDDTIVSDEEQLSPHTENQDDMRRLSMETDTDEATQRSDADDPEDGVSIPPEPPGKCPKELQDNIAKFYNRMLNEGLDMNQIIQDKKNFRNPSIYEKLIQFCDINELDTNYPPEIYDPLKWGKESYYDELAKVQKVEMDRREKEKKEKLSKMEFISGKRPESDDEKKRKSKWDQAAPNVGSKPNIKQPGLLQQPLTTNVTGTKGTVISAFGSIAKKAKI, encoded by the coding sequence ATGACTTCACAAGCATTAGCCTCTTTAACCGCAACGTACACCGATTCAGAAGGTGAGGAGGACATGGAAGATGGACAGCAAACACCAGAAAAAGATGAACTTAATATTGTGCAGTCAGAGACCACCAGTCCGAAAATCCTAGAGGAATATGTAGAAAGTACATCAGAACCAACAAGCCCTAAACGTAGACTGGTTTCGTATGTAGATGATACTATAGTATCAGATGAAGAGCAGCTCTCCCCACACACAGAGAATCAAGACGATATGCGCAGGCTCTCCATGGAAACTGACACAGATGAGGCCACTCAGAGATCAGATGCTGATGACCCAGAGGATGGGGTCTCAATACCTCCCGAGCCCCCAGGCAAGTGTCCCAAAGAACTACAGGACAACATAGCAAAGTTCTATAATAGAATGTTAAATGAAGGTCTTGATATGAATCAAATAATTCAGGACAAGAagaattttagaaatccaagtaTTTATGAAAAGCTCATACAGTTTTGTGATATTAATGAATTAGATACAAATTATCCACCGGAAATCTATGATCCCTTAAAATGGGGCAAGGAATCTTATTATGATGAACTTGCAAAAGTTCAAAAAGTTGAAATGGATAGGCGAGAAAAGGAGAAGAAGGAAAAGCTGTCAAAAATGGAGTTTATTTCTGGGAAGAGACCTGAAAGTGATGATGAGAAAAAGCGAAAGTCAAAGTGGGATCAGGCTGCTCCTAATGTGGGGTCTAAACCTAACATTAAACAACCCGGACTTTTACAGCAACCTTTGACTACCAATGTAACAGGAACTAAGGGAACAGTCATATCTGCATTTGGTTCAATAGCAAAGAAAGCTAAAATTTAA